The following coding sequences are from one Paenibacillus stellifer window:
- a CDS encoding sensor histidine kinase yields MKRYMPFTYKMMIPYLLLVLFTDAVIGYISYAMLVGTRTDMAETNIRTGMKQASSNIRYQMDEIQRMSDTLFGSLSFQRALQKKGTPYDIYLVMLDEIVPQITSPLKLFGNHIRLMLYTFNEDLNIVSGDNLDEQIKRSDYYILSYHDIENTTWYKNNKDSELDNIWMQIDTDRKLGNISHIRRLVSYSDYKTVIGYVRITASLSDLFGNFATFPVDQGVTVRLRKSDTNEIIFQRGDGDDKQVNDRFLTLQETIQDSGFYIEAVVPPSYLHKDAGTMQRIIFAVCAISFLVMACIGLLVARLSGRKMSRIVTLVRSFQEGNFQKRIRFSGNDEFRQIADAFNIMAKNIQDLISSVYVQDIKRKQAELEALQSQINPHFLYNTLSTISSLANLGETRKVTEMVQGLSRFYRLTLNQGHVEIEMEQELLQVETYLEIQKVKYADAFAVYVDVEPEIMKAVVIKVILQPFVENVFKHAWFDESIAIRISGRRVGDEIELKVIDNGIGMREDTVERILAGKSETGGYGVKNVDERIKLKYGQGYGVTIASIYGAGTTVRIRLPYESAEDAARRDDETAYL; encoded by the coding sequence ATGAAGAGATACATGCCTTTTACCTACAAGATGATGATTCCATATCTGCTGCTGGTGCTGTTCACCGACGCCGTAATCGGCTATATTTCCTATGCCATGCTGGTCGGAACGCGGACCGATATGGCCGAGACGAATATCCGGACAGGAATGAAGCAGGCCAGCAGCAATATCCGCTACCAGATGGATGAAATCCAGCGGATGTCGGATACGCTGTTCGGCAGCCTGTCCTTTCAACGGGCGCTGCAGAAGAAGGGGACGCCTTACGATATTTATCTCGTCATGCTTGACGAAATCGTGCCGCAGATCACCTCGCCGCTGAAGCTGTTCGGCAACCACATCCGGCTCATGCTGTACACCTTCAACGAGGATCTTAACATCGTGTCCGGCGACAATCTGGATGAGCAGATCAAGCGAAGCGATTATTATATTCTGTCTTATCACGATATCGAGAACACCACCTGGTACAAGAATAACAAGGATTCGGAGCTTGACAACATCTGGATGCAGATTGACACGGACCGCAAGCTTGGAAATATTTCGCATATCCGCAGGCTCGTCTCGTACAGCGATTACAAGACGGTCATTGGCTATGTGCGGATTACGGCATCTCTGAGCGATCTGTTCGGCAACTTCGCTACATTCCCGGTCGATCAGGGCGTTACGGTGCGGCTGCGGAAGTCGGATACGAACGAGATTATTTTTCAGAGAGGGGATGGCGACGACAAACAGGTGAACGACCGGTTTCTGACCCTGCAGGAGACGATTCAAGACAGCGGCTTCTACATCGAGGCCGTCGTTCCGCCTTCCTACCTGCACAAGGACGCGGGCACAATGCAGCGGATCATCTTCGCCGTGTGCGCTATCAGCTTTCTTGTCATGGCCTGCATCGGCCTGCTGGTCGCCCGCCTGTCCGGACGCAAAATGTCGCGAATCGTTACGCTGGTCCGCTCCTTCCAGGAAGGCAACTTCCAGAAGCGCATCCGCTTCTCGGGGAATGACGAATTTCGGCAGATTGCCGACGCTTTTAATATCATGGCGAAGAACATTCAGGATTTGATCAGCAGTGTGTATGTCCAGGACATCAAACGCAAGCAGGCGGAGCTGGAGGCGCTCCAGTCGCAGATCAACCCGCATTTTCTGTATAATACGCTGTCCACGATCAGCAGCCTGGCCAATTTGGGGGAGACGCGGAAGGTAACGGAGATGGTGCAGGGACTGTCCCGCTTCTATCGCCTGACTCTGAATCAGGGGCATGTCGAGATCGAGATGGAGCAGGAGCTTCTGCAGGTGGAGACTTATCTGGAGATCCAGAAGGTGAAGTACGCCGATGCCTTTGCGGTCTACGTCGATGTCGAGCCGGAGATTATGAAGGCTGTCGTCATCAAGGTTATTTTGCAGCCGTTCGTGGAAAATGTGTTCAAGCACGCCTGGTTTGACGAATCCATCGCGATCCGGATATCCGGAAGACGAGTCGGCGACGAAATCGAGCTGAAGGTGATCGACAACGGAATCGGCATGCGGGAGGATACGGTCGAACGGATTCTTGCGGGCAAGAGCGAGACCGGCGGCTACGGAGTGAAGAACGTGGATGAACGCATCAAATTGAAATACGGACAAGGCTATGGCGTGACCATCGCCAGTATTTATGGAGCCGGGACCACCGTCCGCATCCGGCTTCCCTATGAAAGCGCGGAGGATGCGGCCCGGCGTGATGACGAGACTGCATATCTTTGA
- a CDS encoding response regulator, with amino-acid sequence MSVSLLLVDDEAVDLEWMRRRVLNSGLDIEVAGAANNGFNALKVMESERIDLILSDIRMPIMSGTDFARKAKAINPEVKIVFISGHEDFHYAKQAIELNASAYLLKPVEDAELYETLADLCKKVEKEREEDRTFSEALSLVNEELLLRWLNGDSAHREVERVRRLLTPILEGGTAAALIEIDDVEWKTRDSSERARRAQTGEVISCIRSFAAEHQLGTCIAIPHERCLLLASVQEDDFLAGLQELVVHVQRKTSFTVTASVGPFADDEAGLWDSYQKAQAALSAKWLLGKNRLLREAAPAAPAGETSDRFDERLDEMIVAIKEYDLVAIDDCLLRLFGGDAPLSSRNEAYELIIRITSRLHAELLTMNENLYELLKWDTHQPDLLFQFETVHDILSWLRRRFFELSELLYVKRQRQKRKLIDSIISYVEENLEQKLTLKEVAAHFDFTPNYLGYLFKEETGTHFSDFLNERRLARVCQLLADPGLKIYEVAERMGYKNIIYFNRQFKQAMNMTPGEYRKKHKI; translated from the coding sequence ATGAGCGTCAGTTTGCTGCTTGTGGACGACGAGGCGGTTGATCTGGAATGGATGCGCCGCCGCGTGCTGAACAGTGGTCTTGATATCGAAGTGGCCGGAGCGGCCAACAATGGCTTCAATGCGCTCAAAGTGATGGAGAGCGAGCGGATCGATCTGATTCTCTCGGACATCCGCATGCCGATCATGTCGGGCACCGATTTTGCGCGCAAGGCGAAAGCAATCAACCCCGAAGTGAAAATCGTATTTATTAGCGGGCATGAGGATTTCCATTACGCCAAGCAGGCGATTGAGCTTAATGCCTCCGCCTATCTGCTTAAGCCCGTAGAAGACGCGGAGCTGTACGAGACGCTGGCGGATCTCTGCAAGAAGGTGGAGAAGGAACGGGAAGAGGACCGGACGTTCTCCGAAGCCTTGTCGCTCGTGAACGAGGAGCTGCTTCTCCGCTGGCTGAACGGCGATTCCGCGCACAGGGAAGTGGAGCGGGTCCGGCGTCTTCTGACCCCGATTCTGGAAGGCGGAACGGCCGCTGCGCTGATCGAGATTGACGATGTGGAATGGAAGACGAGAGACAGCTCCGAGCGGGCAAGGAGAGCCCAGACGGGCGAGGTCATTTCCTGTATCCGGTCTTTCGCCGCCGAGCATCAGCTTGGAACCTGCATTGCCATTCCGCATGAGCGCTGTCTGCTGCTGGCTTCGGTGCAAGAGGATGATTTTCTTGCCGGACTGCAGGAGCTGGTCGTCCATGTTCAGCGGAAGACATCCTTCACCGTGACCGCTTCCGTTGGCCCTTTTGCGGATGACGAAGCGGGGCTCTGGGACTCTTACCAGAAAGCGCAGGCCGCGCTCAGCGCCAAATGGCTGCTTGGCAAGAACCGCCTTCTCCGGGAGGCTGCACCGGCAGCGCCGGCCGGGGAGACGAGCGACCGCTTCGACGAGCGGCTGGATGAGATGATCGTCGCGATCAAGGAATACGATCTGGTCGCCATCGATGACTGCCTGCTCCGGCTCTTCGGCGGCGACGCGCCGCTGTCCAGCCGCAATGAGGCGTACGAGCTGATCATACGCATTACGTCGAGGCTCCATGCCGAGCTTCTGACGATGAACGAGAATCTGTACGAGCTGCTGAAATGGGATACCCACCAGCCGGATCTCCTGTTCCAGTTCGAGACCGTCCATGACATTCTGTCCTGGCTGCGCCGGCGCTTCTTCGAGCTGTCCGAGCTGCTCTACGTCAAACGCCAGCGGCAGAAGCGGAAGCTGATCGACAGCATCATTTCCTACGTGGAAGAGAACCTGGAGCAGAAGCTGACGCTGAAGGAAGTGGCGGCGCATTTTGATTTTACACCGAATTATCTGGGCTATCTCTTCAAGGAAGAGACGGGGACGCATTTCAGCGATTTCCTGAACGAGCGTCGGCTGGCGCGGGTATGCCAGCTGCTGGCCGATCCCGGGCTCAAAATTTATGAAGTCGCGGAACGGATGGGCTACAAGAATATCATCTATTTCAACCGGCAGTTCAAGCAGGCGATGAATATGACACCCGGCGAATACCGCAAGAAGCATAAAATCTAG
- a CDS encoding ABC transporter permease — translation MRQGFWGELKKYRTLLLMLTPAVLFFILLAYIPMAGIVLAFKKYDYSGGVFGSPWNGLDNFRFFFESGDAWRVTRNTALYNIAFIIVNNLLQIFAGILLFEVAGKWFRKITQTLMFLPYFISWVVVGAIAYNLFNFDVGTVNTLLTALGFDKIDIYNTPSYWPFILVIVTAWKTLGYGSVMYLAAITSIDTEMYEAAQIDGANIFQRIFRITIPNLMPTVIILVLLAIGNIFRGDFGMFYNMVGNNGLLFSSTDVIDTYVFRSLITSNDIGMSAAAGFFQSVLGFVTIMLANFAVRKYDKDRALF, via the coding sequence ATGAGACAAGGCTTTTGGGGCGAATTGAAAAAATACCGGACGCTGCTCCTGATGCTGACTCCGGCCGTTCTGTTCTTCATCCTGTTGGCATACATCCCCATGGCGGGGATTGTGTTGGCCTTCAAGAAATACGACTACAGCGGGGGAGTCTTTGGAAGCCCCTGGAACGGGCTGGACAACTTCCGGTTCTTCTTTGAATCGGGGGACGCCTGGAGGGTGACGCGCAATACAGCTCTTTATAATATTGCATTCATCATTGTGAACAACCTGCTGCAGATCTTCGCCGGCATTCTGTTGTTCGAAGTGGCGGGCAAATGGTTCCGCAAAATCACCCAGACGCTGATGTTCCTGCCGTACTTCATCTCCTGGGTTGTGGTTGGCGCTATCGCATACAACCTGTTCAACTTTGACGTAGGCACTGTGAATACGCTGCTCACTGCATTGGGCTTTGACAAGATCGACATTTACAACACGCCGTCCTATTGGCCGTTCATCCTGGTTATTGTCACCGCCTGGAAGACGCTTGGCTACGGTTCGGTCATGTACCTGGCCGCCATTACGAGCATTGATACGGAAATGTACGAGGCCGCCCAGATCGACGGCGCGAACATCTTCCAGCGTATCTTCCGCATTACGATCCCGAATCTGATGCCTACGGTCATCATCCTGGTGCTGCTGGCGATCGGCAATATTTTCAGAGGCGACTTCGGGATGTTCTACAACATGGTGGGCAACAACGGTCTGCTGTTCTCCTCTACCGACGTTATCGACACTTATGTATTCCGCTCACTGATCACGTCCAATGATATCGGGATGTCGGCAGCCGCCGGTTTCTTCCAGTCGGTTCTCGGCTTCGTCACGATCATGCTGGCCAACTTCGCGGTACGCAAATACGATAAAGATCGCGCACTGTTCTAA
- a CDS encoding carbohydrate ABC transporter permease, giving the protein MSTVVSDSRAGSQPAGKKIRHNDRILLSVIGYVSLTLLALLCLLPFWLVVSSSLTEETAITLNGYSLIPSTFSLEAYRILFEFPKDMLKAYGVTIAVTAIGTLIGLFLTSMTAYVLTRRDFRWRNKFSFFFFFTTLFNGGLVPWYLMIVNYLHLKDTLVVLILPMLLNVFYIIVMKSFMGSIPDAITESAKIDGAGDFRIYYSLILPLSKPALATIGLFIALAYWNDWYNALLFVSKSELMPLQYYLYKMLGNMDGMRKAMMQSGAVVTGSLPTESLKMAMTVVATGPILLAYPFIQRFFVQGLTIGAVKG; this is encoded by the coding sequence ATGAGTACTGTTGTCTCAGATAGCAGAGCCGGATCGCAGCCTGCGGGCAAAAAGATCCGCCACAACGACCGAATCCTGTTGTCCGTAATCGGTTATGTCTCGCTGACGCTGCTTGCGCTGCTCTGTCTGCTTCCATTCTGGCTGGTCGTTTCGTCTTCGCTGACAGAAGAGACCGCCATCACATTGAACGGCTATTCGCTGATTCCGTCCACTTTCTCGCTTGAAGCTTACCGCATTCTCTTCGAATTCCCGAAGGATATGCTGAAAGCGTATGGAGTGACCATTGCGGTAACGGCGATCGGTACGCTGATAGGACTGTTCCTGACGTCCATGACGGCTTATGTGCTGACCCGGCGCGATTTCAGATGGCGGAACAAATTCTCGTTCTTCTTCTTCTTCACGACGCTGTTCAACGGGGGACTTGTCCCCTGGTATCTGATGATCGTCAACTATCTGCATCTGAAAGATACGCTGGTTGTGCTGATCCTGCCGATGCTGCTGAACGTCTTCTACATCATCGTCATGAAATCGTTCATGGGCAGCATACCGGATGCCATTACCGAATCGGCCAAAATCGACGGCGCCGGCGATTTCCGGATCTACTACTCGCTGATCCTGCCGCTGTCCAAGCCTGCTCTGGCTACAATTGGATTGTTCATCGCTCTTGCTTACTGGAATGACTGGTACAACGCGCTGCTGTTCGTCTCCAAATCGGAATTGATGCCGCTGCAGTACTACCTGTACAAGATGCTTGGCAATATGGACGGCATGCGGAAAGCGATGATGCAGTCCGGGGCGGTAGTTACCGGCAGCCTGCCTACGGAGAGCCTCAAGATGGCGATGACCGTTGTGGCGACAGGCCCGATCCTTCTGGCGTATCCATTCATCCAGCGCTTCTTCGTACAAGGTCTCACCATCGGCGCAGTCAAAGGATGA
- a CDS encoding DUF3502 domain-containing protein, translating to MRKKKTSLLLLSMTMAMAAALSACGGGNSNSGAAATDAAGTAPAASASASNGAADTSKEVKLKMILVGGQPADYNEVFDKLNTLLKQKINATVDVEFLDWADWNQKYPLKFAANEDFDLVYTANWAYYNDQALKGGFLELTDDMLQKYAPQTYAALDKVAWDQAKVNGKLFMVPNNNAEVTDKAVLIREDLVKKYNLQPVNSPETYAAYLKAIAASEKGINAFGAKPADGWKWHELDQIMLEQNNEWNLVDYNTPLAYKLDDATGKVFNVYDTPEFTQLLKYYKDLADSKAWSKNIVSNKNDVWQDMKAGKIASYAQNLGTLAANIEEAKRDTPDVQYAIADLTPAKKKLAAISTQNGMAIHATSKNPERALMLIDLLQNDKEIHDLTMYGISGKHYEAVGDDKYNPGPSAANYTGFSNWGWNSPLNRQSSTYPQEANDMLDTWMKSVYHFPLETFVFDDANVKTEVANVGNVMLRYAIPLEYGLIDDLDKGQKDLVSQLKSAGIDKIQIELQKQIDTFLANQSK from the coding sequence ATGCGTAAAAAGAAGACATCCTTGCTGCTGTTGTCCATGACCATGGCGATGGCAGCGGCCCTCTCCGCCTGCGGCGGAGGAAATTCGAACAGTGGCGCGGCTGCTACAGACGCGGCGGGAACCGCACCGGCTGCTTCTGCGTCGGCAAGCAACGGGGCTGCGGATACATCCAAAGAGGTTAAGCTGAAAATGATTCTGGTCGGCGGCCAGCCGGCGGATTACAACGAAGTATTCGATAAATTGAATACGCTGCTGAAGCAGAAAATCAACGCTACCGTGGACGTCGAGTTCCTGGACTGGGCGGACTGGAACCAGAAATACCCGCTGAAATTCGCGGCCAATGAAGATTTCGATCTGGTATATACGGCGAACTGGGCTTACTATAACGACCAGGCGCTGAAAGGAGGCTTCCTGGAGCTGACCGACGACATGCTGCAGAAATACGCGCCGCAAACGTATGCCGCCCTGGATAAAGTCGCTTGGGATCAGGCCAAGGTGAACGGCAAGCTGTTCATGGTTCCTAACAATAATGCGGAAGTAACGGACAAAGCGGTGCTGATCCGTGAAGACCTCGTCAAGAAGTACAATTTGCAGCCGGTTAACAGTCCGGAAACGTATGCTGCTTACCTGAAAGCGATTGCAGCTAGTGAAAAAGGCATCAACGCTTTTGGCGCCAAGCCGGCTGACGGCTGGAAGTGGCATGAGCTGGATCAGATCATGCTTGAACAGAATAACGAATGGAATCTGGTTGACTACAACACTCCGTTGGCTTACAAGCTGGACGATGCGACAGGCAAAGTATTCAATGTATACGATACTCCCGAGTTTACGCAGCTGCTGAAATACTACAAAGACCTCGCCGACAGCAAGGCATGGTCGAAGAACATTGTCAGCAACAAGAATGATGTATGGCAGGATATGAAAGCAGGCAAGATTGCCTCCTATGCGCAGAACCTCGGTACGCTTGCCGCGAACATTGAAGAAGCGAAGCGCGACACGCCGGATGTTCAATATGCGATTGCCGATCTGACGCCGGCCAAGAAGAAGCTTGCCGCCATCTCCACACAGAACGGTATGGCCATCCATGCAACCTCCAAGAATCCGGAGCGCGCGCTGATGCTGATCGACCTGCTGCAGAACGACAAGGAGATCCACGACTTGACGATGTACGGCATCTCTGGCAAGCACTATGAAGCGGTAGGCGATGACAAGTACAACCCGGGTCCGAGTGCCGCCAACTACACAGGCTTCTCGAACTGGGGCTGGAACTCGCCGCTGAACCGCCAGAGCTCGACTTACCCGCAGGAAGCCAACGATATGCTGGATACCTGGATGAAGAGCGTGTACCACTTCCCGCTGGAAACATTCGTCTTTGACGATGCCAACGTGAAGACCGAAGTCGCCAATGTAGGCAACGTCATGCTCCGATATGCGATTCCGCTGGAATACGGTCTGATCGACGATCTGGATAAAGGCCAGAAGGATCTGGTCAGCCAGTTGAAATCGGCCGGCATCGACAAGATCCAGATCGAGCTGCAGAAGCAAATCGACACTTTCCTGGCTAACCAGTCCAAGTAA
- a CDS encoding beta-galactosidase: protein MTVKFPPISPKLPVLMHGADYNPDQWLHDPQVLEEDIRMMKLAGCNVMAVGIFSWSMLEPEEGVFEFGWLDQVLDRFAANGIYAWLATPTGARPAWMSEKYPEVLRVEKNRVRNLHGMRHNHCMTSPVYREKTTIINSRLAERYSDHPAVIGWHISNEYGGECHCDYCQEAFRGWLKKKYGNLDALNMAWWTKFWSHTYTSWSQVESPSPHGESMVHGQNLDWRRFVSDQTIDFYKHEIVPLKAANADLPCTTNFMDWFYGLDYREFAKEVDVISWDAYPTWHEADSEGNIASWFAFNHDMFRTLKHKPFMLMESTPSLTNWQPVSKLKKPGMHKLSSLQAVAHGSDTVQYFQWRKSRGASEKFHGAVIDHAGHEHTRVFRDVAELGQTLAGLTEVVGTTVPAEAAILADWDNRWAVNDAQGPRNGGLHYEQTVLQHYRALWEMGVPTDIVGSNDDFSAYKLLILPMAYLLRESTGEAIDKFVQNGGTLVVTYWSGIVDENDLTNLGGFPGPLRQTVGIWAEEIDGLHDEQSNRLVMGEGAAIRGEFEIRELCELIHTEGAETLAVYGDDFYAGRPALTVNHRGDGKAYYLAARVSDPAFYDSFYGGLVKEAGVLRSLDAELPKGVTAQLRTDGEHEYVFLLNFSGRTGKVELDGGAFTDAESGEAVSGSLELPLYGVRILKRPARK from the coding sequence ATGACTGTTAAATTCCCGCCCATCAGCCCGAAGCTGCCCGTCTTGATGCATGGAGCCGATTATAATCCCGACCAGTGGCTGCATGATCCGCAGGTGCTGGAGGAAGATATCCGGATGATGAAGCTGGCCGGCTGCAATGTGATGGCTGTCGGCATTTTCTCCTGGTCAATGCTTGAGCCGGAGGAAGGCGTATTCGAATTCGGCTGGCTGGATCAGGTGCTGGACCGGTTCGCCGCTAATGGAATTTATGCCTGGCTGGCCACTCCGACAGGTGCCCGTCCGGCCTGGATGTCGGAGAAGTACCCGGAAGTGCTGCGCGTGGAGAAGAACCGTGTCCGCAACCTGCACGGCATGCGCCATAACCACTGCATGACCTCCCCGGTCTACCGCGAGAAGACGACGATCATCAACAGCAGACTGGCCGAGCGATATTCGGATCATCCGGCTGTCATCGGCTGGCATATCTCCAACGAATACGGCGGAGAATGCCACTGCGATTACTGCCAGGAGGCGTTCCGTGGCTGGTTGAAGAAGAAATACGGCAACCTGGATGCCCTGAACATGGCCTGGTGGACGAAGTTCTGGAGCCATACGTACACCTCATGGTCCCAGGTCGAGTCTCCGTCTCCGCACGGCGAGAGCATGGTGCACGGACAAAACCTGGACTGGCGGCGCTTCGTGTCCGACCAGACCATTGATTTCTATAAGCATGAGATCGTACCGCTTAAGGCCGCGAATGCGGACCTGCCCTGCACGACCAATTTTATGGACTGGTTCTACGGATTGGACTACCGCGAGTTCGCGAAGGAAGTGGACGTCATCTCCTGGGACGCTTATCCGACCTGGCATGAAGCGGATTCGGAAGGCAATATCGCCTCCTGGTTCGCCTTTAACCATGACATGTTCCGGACGCTGAAACATAAGCCGTTCATGCTGATGGAGAGCACGCCGAGCCTCACGAACTGGCAACCGGTCAGCAAGCTGAAGAAGCCGGGGATGCACAAGCTGTCTTCGCTGCAGGCAGTCGCTCACGGCTCGGATACGGTCCAGTATTTCCAATGGCGCAAGAGCCGGGGCGCGAGCGAGAAGTTCCACGGCGCGGTAATCGACCACGCCGGGCATGAGCATACGCGCGTCTTCCGGGACGTTGCGGAGCTGGGGCAGACACTGGCCGGGCTGACTGAGGTTGTCGGCACAACCGTTCCGGCCGAGGCCGCCATTCTGGCCGACTGGGACAACCGCTGGGCCGTGAACGATGCCCAGGGACCGCGCAACGGCGGACTGCACTATGAGCAGACCGTCCTGCAGCATTACCGCGCACTGTGGGAAATGGGCGTGCCAACCGACATCGTCGGCTCGAACGACGATTTCTCGGCTTACAAGCTGCTCATTCTGCCGATGGCTTATCTGCTGCGGGAGAGCACGGGCGAAGCGATCGACAAGTTCGTGCAGAATGGCGGAACGCTTGTTGTGACGTACTGGTCCGGCATCGTGGACGAGAACGATCTGACGAACCTCGGCGGCTTCCCGGGACCGCTCCGGCAGACGGTTGGCATCTGGGCCGAAGAGATCGACGGGCTGCATGATGAACAGTCCAACCGGCTCGTTATGGGCGAAGGCGCAGCTATTCGCGGCGAATTCGAAATCCGCGAGCTGTGCGAGCTGATTCACACCGAAGGCGCGGAGACGCTTGCGGTATACGGCGACGACTTCTACGCCGGACGTCCGGCGCTTACCGTGAATCATAGAGGAGACGGCAAGGCGTACTACCTCGCTGCCCGGGTCAGCGATCCGGCCTTCTATGATTCCTTCTACGGCGGACTCGTGAAGGAAGCCGGCGTCCTCCGCTCGCTGGATGCGGAGCTGCCGAAGGGAGTAACGGCCCAGCTTCGGACTGACGGGGAGCATGAATACGTGTTCCTGCTCAATTTCTCGGGCCGCACAGGGAAGGTGGAGCTGGACGGCGGAGCCTTCACCGATGCCGAGAGCGGCGAGGCCGTATCCGGCAGCCTGGAACTGCCGCTGTACGGCGTGCGCATCCTGAAGCGTCCGGCGCGCAAGTAG
- a CDS encoding FAD-dependent oxidoreductase — protein MYEIAVIGAGPAGASAALFAAKAGKATLLIDNDKGMTRRGWYENYYGISEIGGPELVETGHKQAVKFGAKLVADQATSISKNGEGFTIQTESGGTYEAKHVILATGALTDLAAQSGVTTKDGTEPRIKTVVAVDAAGKTNIEGIWAAGTVAGVSVHAIITAGDGAKVAVNVISELNGARYVDHDVLKA, from the coding sequence ATGTACGAAATCGCTGTAATCGGAGCCGGTCCGGCCGGCGCAAGCGCCGCTCTCTTCGCCGCCAAGGCGGGCAAGGCGACGCTGCTGATCGACAATGACAAGGGAATGACCCGCAGAGGCTGGTACGAGAACTATTACGGGATTTCCGAAATCGGCGGACCTGAGCTTGTAGAGACCGGCCATAAGCAGGCGGTCAAATTCGGAGCGAAGCTGGTAGCAGACCAGGCGACTTCCATCTCGAAGAACGGCGAGGGCTTCACGATCCAGACGGAAAGCGGCGGAACCTATGAAGCCAAGCATGTGATTCTGGCAACCGGTGCGCTTACCGATCTGGCGGCTCAGTCGGGTGTTACGACCAAGGACGGCACGGAACCGAGAATCAAGACGGTCGTCGCGGTGGACGCTGCCGGGAAGACGAATATCGAGGGCATTTGGGCAGCGGGAACGGTTGCCGGCGTAAGCGTCCATGCGATCATTACAGCGGGCGACGGCGCCAAGGTCGCGGTTAACGTCATCAGCGAGCTGAACGGTGCCCGCTATGTCGATCACGATGTGCTGAAGGCATAG